One window of Streptomyces sp. SUK 48 genomic DNA carries:
- a CDS encoding acyl-CoA dehydrogenase family protein, with amino-acid sequence MTTTPPDDALRPFLTAHHELLWKEADGFAADQAAPWAARVEKSPARADHRLAHRMAERRWFAVTVPREYGGLAAGHVSKVILIHRLARVSAAAAAILQATLIPVGALLGFATDEQKKYWLPQVAEGSLLLSIASTEPDAGGHIGGIETTATRRGRDWVITGSKSHIGNAGLAGAHLVIARTPGTPSTTRALTAFLVESGSEGLTVTDTPALGLRGFSAGRLDLDHVRVPDTHRIGEQGQGMAVAQSSSILYGRPNIAAISLGLHEAIVQITTTYLKNRPRYTSVLSDQPVVRDRIGDLDARLRAARALAYHAVHLLDRGLACDPELINSKYLGHRWAAQSARAAMELHGARALDAAYPLQRLWRDIQHTYPPAGTGEVQRLRLADHALGEEHAPWSVHPTAHAARPSADYLPSPA; translated from the coding sequence ATGACCACCACACCACCCGACGACGCGCTGCGCCCCTTCCTGACGGCCCACCACGAACTGCTGTGGAAGGAAGCCGACGGATTCGCCGCCGACCAGGCCGCCCCGTGGGCTGCCCGCGTCGAGAAGTCGCCCGCGCGCGCGGACCACCGGCTCGCCCACCGCATGGCCGAGCGCCGCTGGTTCGCGGTGACGGTGCCGCGGGAGTACGGCGGCCTGGCGGCCGGCCACGTCTCCAAGGTCATCCTGATCCACCGGCTCGCCCGCGTCTCGGCCGCTGCCGCCGCCATCTTGCAGGCCACCCTCATTCCCGTCGGCGCCCTGCTCGGCTTCGCCACCGACGAGCAGAAGAAGTACTGGCTGCCGCAGGTCGCGGAGGGCTCGCTGCTGCTGTCCATCGCCTCCACCGAGCCGGACGCCGGCGGTCACATCGGCGGCATCGAGACCACCGCCACGCGCCGCGGCCGGGACTGGGTGATCACCGGCAGCAAATCCCACATCGGCAACGCCGGCCTCGCGGGCGCCCACCTCGTCATCGCCCGCACCCCCGGAACACCGTCCACGACGCGGGCGCTGACGGCGTTCCTGGTCGAGTCCGGCTCCGAGGGTCTGACTGTCACCGACACACCGGCGCTCGGGCTCCGCGGATTCTCCGCCGGCCGTCTCGATCTCGACCACGTCCGCGTCCCCGACACCCACCGGATCGGGGAACAGGGCCAGGGCATGGCCGTCGCCCAGAGCAGCAGCATCCTCTACGGCAGGCCCAACATCGCCGCGATCAGCCTGGGCCTGCACGAAGCGATCGTCCAGATCACCACCACATATCTCAAAAACCGCCCCCGCTACACGAGCGTGCTGTCCGACCAGCCGGTGGTACGTGACCGTATCGGTGACCTGGACGCCCGCCTGCGCGCCGCCCGCGCCCTGGCCTACCACGCCGTCCATCTCCTCGACCGCGGCCTGGCCTGCGACCCGGAACTGATCAACTCCAAGTACCTCGGGCACCGCTGGGCCGCGCAGTCCGCCCGGGCCGCCATGGAACTGCACGGTGCACGAGCGCTCGACGCCGCCTACCCGCTCCAGCGGCTGTGGCGCGACATCCAGCACACCTACCCGCCCGCCGGAACCGGTGAAGTCCAGCGCCTGCGCCTCGCGGACCACGCCCTGGGCGAAGAACACGCCCCGTGGTCCGTCCACCCCACCGCACACGCCGCGCGCCCGTCGGCCGACTACCTCCCCAGCCCCGCATAA
- a CDS encoding cytochrome P450, with protein sequence MSKLSALHRTADQFDATRAGEAHLAFGRGARFCPGAPLAHLEAATVLRLRPTTTI encoded by the coding sequence GTGAGCAAGCTCTCCGCCCTGCACCGGACCGCCGATCAGTTCGACGCCACCCGAGCCGGCGAGGCCCACCTCGCATTCGGGCGCGGCGCCCGCTTCTGCCCCGGTGCCCCGCTCGCACACCTCGAAGCCGCCACCGTCCTGCGCCTGCGCCCTACGACGACCATCTGA
- a CDS encoding LuxR C-terminal-related transcriptional regulator, translating to MRKPAMPSPDPSPTRRLTPSERRLATHVVKGLNAREIASAAQLKLPTVNSKLHSMRWKLHCPERCSLAVVAHHLLAAEVVTAATPQRAAPVISPAQISLLKAVARYSQTLYIASAANLATADLPAALDQLLADTGAQDITQLVVLAHGWKLLPGEPARTKRSGASQ from the coding sequence ATGAGGAAGCCCGCCATGCCCAGCCCCGACCCCTCCCCGACGCGGCGTCTCACCCCGTCCGAGCGGCGGCTCGCCACGCACGTGGTGAAGGGCCTGAACGCCCGCGAGATCGCATCCGCAGCCCAGCTCAAATTGCCCACCGTCAACTCCAAGTTGCACAGCATGCGCTGGAAGCTGCACTGCCCCGAACGCTGTTCCCTCGCCGTCGTCGCACACCACCTCCTCGCCGCCGAAGTGGTCACCGCCGCGACACCGCAGCGAGCCGCTCCGGTCATCAGCCCTGCGCAGATCAGCCTGCTCAAGGCCGTCGCCAGATATAGCCAGACCCTGTACATCGCCAGCGCCGCCAATCTCGCCACGGCCGACCTGCCCGCTGCGCTCGATCAGCTCCTCGCCGACACGGGAGCACAGGACATCACCCAGCTGGTGGTCCTGGCTCACGGCTGGAAGCTGCTGCCGGGCGAGCCGGCCCGCACGAAGCGAAGCGGGGCGAGCCAGTGA